In Drosophila subpulchrella strain 33 F10 #4 breed RU33 chromosome 3R, RU_Dsub_v1.1 Primary Assembly, whole genome shotgun sequence, the following are encoded in one genomic region:
- the LOC119563405 gene encoding signal peptidase complex subunit 1, producing MLDIQTHMDFAGQGKAERWSRFIITFFGVVGLIYGAFVQQFSQTVYILGAGFVLSSLITIPPWPLYRRNALKWQKPIDTDAKSSSSESGDEGKKKKK from the exons ATGCTGGACATTCAGACACATATG GACTTTGCGGGCCAGGGAAAAGCGGAGCGTTGGTCCCGGTTTATCATTACATTTTTCGGGGTTGTCGGCCTGATTTACGGAGCCTTTGTGCAGCAATTTTCACAAACTGTTTACATCCTGGGAGCAGGATTCGTGCTCTCCTCCTTG ATCACCATTCCTCCATGGCCCTTGTACCGTCGCAATGCCCTAAAATGGCAGAAACCCATCGATACGGATGCCAAATCCTCCAGTTCCGAGTCCGGGGATGAGggcaagaagaagaagaagtaG
- the LOC119547568 gene encoding F-box/LRR-repeat protein fbxl-1 isoform X1 — MDISTDIWGQLAVEASQVYLSDGTVRSPFADTTIEKLPDKVLLHIFSYLSHREICRLARICRRWRQIAYDTRLWKNVSLRPEVSGLHVGSLEMLLQLISVRFGPTLRYIELPIELITHTVLHELSAKCPNLTHMLLDFSTAMQLHDFSEMQAFPTKLRYMCVCLSEVIFMEGFMRKIYNFINGLEVLHLIGTYEKCEEEEEEIYEVINVHKLKSATPNLRVINLYGINFIDDSHIDAFSSNCIQLECLAVNFCNKVTGSTLKTLIQRSKRLTCLLMNGTSLKSEFVMQAEWDKCALQELDITATDLSPECLVDMLTRIPSLKFLSAGQINGFNDSVLKQWMESGTTRSLISLDLDSSDNITDEGLLKFIQRQGHQLSACCLSGMPHITDQLWMSILPLLGNCKIIVMGTAEKLGVNIHVDQLMDTIASNCGNLERLELRWDPDNLRFSDKSQKAIDILRVKCLKLRCMVLSDGRYYETVKANFERADRITVVRTTTCCRVSPYHLLRNYNDLIFN, encoded by the exons ATGGATATTTCCACCGATATCTGGGGTCAGCTGGCCGTCGAGGCCTCGCAGGTTTACCTGTCCGATGGCACAGTTCGCAGTCCCTTCGCCGATACG ACCATCGAGAAGCTGCCCGACAAGGTGCTGCTGCACATCTTCTCGTACTTGTCGCACCGGGAGATCTGTCGCCTGGCCCGGATTTGTCGTCGATGGCGCCAGATTGCCTACGATACTCGTCTCTGGAAAAATGTATCCTTGCGGCCGGAGGTCTCTGGTTTGCATGTGGGCTCCCTGGAGATGCTGCTCCAGCTGATATCCGTGAGATTTGGTCCTACGCTGCGCTATATCGAGCTTCCCATCGAGCTGATCACGCACACGGTGCTCCACGAACTGTCTGCCAAGTGTCCAAACTTGACACACATGCTGTTGGATTTCTCCACAG CCATGCAGCTGCACGATTTCAGCGAGATGCAGGCCTTTCCCACCAAGCTCCGCTACATGTGCGTCTGTCTCTCCGAGGTGATCTTCATGGAGGGCTTTATGCGCAAGATCTACAACTTCATCAACGGATTGGAGGTGCTCCACCTGATTGGCACCTATGAGAAGtgcgaggaggaggaggaggagatcTACGAGGTCATCAATGTTCACAAGCTCAAGTCGGCCACTCCGAATTTGCGGGTGATCAATCTGTACGGCATCAACTTCATCGACGACTCCCACATCGATGCCTTCAGCTCCAACTGCATCCAGCTGGAGTGCCTGGCTGTTAACTTCTGCAACAAGGTCACCGGTTCCACTTTGAAGACCCTGATCCAGAGATCCAAGCGCCTGACCTGCCTGCTGATGAATGGCACCAGCTTGAAGTCCGAATTTGTGATGCAGGCCGAGTGGGACAAGTGCGCCCTGCAGGAACTGGATATTACGGCCACGGATCTTTCGCCCGAGTGCCTGGTGGATATGCTAACCAGGATCCCCAGCTTGAAGTTCCTATCCGCCGGACAGATCAATGGATTTAATGATAGCGTTCTGAAACAATGGATGGAATCGGGCACTACCAG ATCCCTTATTTCCCTGGACTTGGACTCTTCAGACAACATCACGGATGAAGGTCTCCTGAAGTTTATACAGCGCCAGGGTCACCAACTGAGCGCCTGTTGCCTCTCCGGAATGCCCCACATCACGGATCAACTGTGGATGAGCATCCTTCCCTTGCTGGGCAACTGCAA GATCATTGTCATGGGCACTGCTGAAAAGTTGGGCGTCAATATCCATGTGGACCAACTGATGGACACCATAGCGTCGAATTGCGGCAACTTGGAGCGCCTGGAATTGCGCTGGGATCCGGATAACTTGCGATTCTCCGACAAAAGCCAAAAGGCCATTGATATACTGCGTGTGAAGTGCCTCAAATTGCGATGCATGGTGCTCAG CGATGGTCGCTATTACGAGACGGTTAAAGCCAATTTCGAACGTGCCGATCGTATCACCGTGGTCCGCACTACCACCTGTTGTCGGGTGTCACCTTATCATCTGCTCCGCAACTACAATGATTTGATTTTCAACTGA
- the LOC119563404 gene encoding tRNA-uridine aminocarboxypropyltransferase 1, with product MAHPLDGQQRTRKYPFVNMRISDHTILDTIEGRHNCRLCNRSRKFFCYSCYIPVGELEELLPRLELPLKIDIIKHKKEIDGKSSAVHAAVLAPEHVRIYTFPDIPDYREEPGVVLIFPSATALTVPQLFERNVQLQIGDNYGLPKGHHMGTMLRRRMDEVEVQEPHAGDQESPKKTWTLDNLPIRRAVFIDSTWNQSRGIYADERIRSLRTVVLQNRLSQFWRHQRGSPRWYLATIEAIHQFLLEVHINAWGLNCGYRGLDNLEITEGFHQLAAPLKIDTSIEDVGRMSPYNGQYDNLLFFFANMYDLIHKYYDHNDLISYRRPI from the coding sequence ATGGCGCATCCTCTGGATGGTCAGCAGCGGACCCGCAAATATCCCTTTGTGAATATGCGAATTTCGGACCACACAATACTGGATACCATCGAGGGACGCCACAATTGCAGACTTTGCAATCGTTCCCGGAAGTTTTTCTGCTATAGTTGCTATATCCCAGTTGGAGAATTGGAGGAGTTACTGCCACGTCTCGAGTTACCCCTGAAAATAGATATCATCAAGCACAAAAAGGAAATAGATGGCAAAAGTTCGGCGGTACATGCGGCTGTTTTGGCGCCGGAACACGTGAGGATCTATACTTTCCCGGATATCCCAGATTACCGGGAGGAGCCCGGCGTGGTTCTAATCTTTCCCAGTGCCACCGCCTTGACGGTTCCCCAGCTTTTCGAGCGGAATGTCCAGCTGCAGATAGGCGATAACTATGGACTGCCAAAGGGCCATCATATGGGCACCATGCTGAGGAGGAGAATGGACGAGGTGGAGGTGCAGGAACCCCATGCAGGTGATCAGGAATCGCCCAAGAAAACCTGGACCCTAGATAACCTGCCCATCCGTCGAGCTGTTTTCATAGACAGCACTTGGAACCAAAGTCGTGGGATCTACGCAGATGAAAGGATTCGGAGTCTAAGAACCGTGGTCCTGCAAAACCGGCTATCCCAATTTTGGCGCCATCAACGGGGCAGTCCACGTTGGTACTTGGCCACCATTGAGGCCATCCATCAGTTCCTCCTGGAAGTGCACATTAATGCGTGGGGTCTGAACTGCGGCTATAGGGGATTGGACAATCTGGAGATCACAGAAGGCTTCCATCAACTGGCAGCACCCTTAAAGATAGACACCTCCATCGAGGATGTGGGTAGGATGTCACCCTACAACGGACAATATGACAATCTCCTGTTTTTCTTCGCCAACATGTACGATCTCATCCACAAGTACTACGATCATAACGATTTGATATCCTACCGACGTCCCATTTAG
- the LOC119553339 gene encoding protein Diedel-like → MSSSLVSQLLIGICCLALVHKSTAVCCATKEEVTFKMERGNCKDVGGYAVSRDTCELLICADGLAQVGMFCGQGSCNVFGCNCDGGCLEGDWSRTFAERYEIYGVQIIKVNRMSPY, encoded by the coding sequence ATGTCATCTTCACTAGTTTCCCAACTCCTCATCGGGATCTGCTGTCTGGCCCTAGTCCACAAGTCCACGGCGGTGTGTTGCGCCACCAAGGAGGAAGTGACCTTTAAAATGGAGAGGGGCAACTGCAAGGATGTGGGAGGATATGCAGTCAGTCGCGACACTTGCGAGCTCCTGATCTGCGCCGATGGATTGGCCCAGGTGGGCATGTTTTGTGGCCAGGGATCGTGCAACGTTTTTGGCTGCAACTGCGATGGCGGATGCTTGGAAGGCGACTGGTCCCGAACCTTTGCGGAGAGATATGAAATCTACGGAGTCCAAATCATCAAGGTTAACAGGATGTCCCCTTACTAG
- the LOC119557404 gene encoding protein Diedel-like has product MASPLVSLLLIGICCLAIVDQSAAECCTSREEVTFKMDRGECQDVGGSGYNPHKCEITICADGVKQVGTYCGQASCNIFGCNCDGGCLRGDWTQSFVQKNRDYGIEILDVVRIPI; this is encoded by the coding sequence ATGGCATCTCCACTAGTTTCCCTACTCCTCATCGGGATCTGCTGTCTGGCAATCGTCGACCAGTCCGCGGCTGAATGCTGCACTTCCAGGGAGGAAGTTACCTTTAAGATGGACAGGGGAGAATGTCAGGATGTTGGAGGAAGTGGGTACAATCCCCACAAGTGCGAAATCACCATTTGCGCCGATGGAGTGAAACAGGTGGGCACATATTGCGGCCAGGCATCGTGCAACATATTTGGCTGCAACTGCGATGGCGGATGTCTGAGAGGCGATTGGACCCAGAGCTTTGTGCAAAAAAACAGGGACTACGGAATTGAAATCCTCGATGTTGTCAGGATCCCCATTTGA
- the LOC119554697 gene encoding uncharacterized protein LOC119554697 — MSYSAERALSFLYPLAIVSSLFCCISSAVAWSHWRYVLNACPDTNCGCVLHSRSTYNSFEGGNIAYCYFATYGLLLPLLFAVVLGVYHGYRMCIGRGKPKAGTATIRQRSGDMIVVTTESELTPDGLSPYYWLPATVISVIMAIYQLIYSSIFTDGFEVTCKQYRESLLKEIQGVGNIVPVIKSRLSCAAVFDFMDYLVESFSYERRRYGRINTAACLYITLVFAWIALFAWLIICVINVIHLRRTKAARV; from the exons ATGTCGTACTCAGCGGAGCGAGCCTTGTCCTTTCTGTACCCCCTGGCGATCGTGTCCTCGCTGTTCTGCTGCATCTCATCGGCGGTGGCCTGGTCGCACTGGCGGTACGTCCTGAATGCCTGCCCGGACACCAACTGCGGATGCGTGCTCCACAGCAGGAGCACCTACAACAGCTTCGAGGGCGGAAACATCGCCTACTGCTACTTTGCCACGTACGGTCTCCTGCTGCCCCTCCTCTTCGCCGTCGTGCTGGGCGTCTATCACGGATATCGGATGTGCATCGGGCGTGGCAAGCCCAAGGCGGGCACGGCCACCATCCGGCAGCG CTCTGGCGACATGATTGTGGTGACCACCGAGTCCGAACTTACACCAGATGGCCTTTCTCCTTACTACT GGCTCCCTGCCACGGTAATCTCAGTGATAATGGCCATCTACCAACTGATCTACTCGTCCATATTCACCGACGGTTTTGAGGTGACCTGCAAGCAGTACAGAGAATCGCTTTTGAAGGAAATCCAGGGTGTGGGCAACATAGTGCCCGTGATCAAATCCCGTCTGTCGTGTGCAGCCGTCTTCGATTTCATGGACTATTTGGTGGAGAGTTTTTCCTACGAACGCAGGCGCTATGGCCGCATTAACACAGCTGCATGCCTGTATATTACTTTGGTTTTCGCCTGGATAGCTTTGTTTGCCTGGTTGATCATCTGCGTGATCAATGTCATTCACCTGCGACGCACTAAAGCGGCTAGAGTTTAG
- the LOC119547568 gene encoding F-box/LRR-repeat protein fbxl-1 isoform X2 encodes MDNWNVLAAQTSSQAIGLHDSGVVKTRLTIEKLPDKVLLHIFSYLSHREICRLARICRRWRQIAYDTRLWKNVSLRPEVSGLHVGSLEMLLQLISVRFGPTLRYIELPIELITHTVLHELSAKCPNLTHMLLDFSTAMQLHDFSEMQAFPTKLRYMCVCLSEVIFMEGFMRKIYNFINGLEVLHLIGTYEKCEEEEEEIYEVINVHKLKSATPNLRVINLYGINFIDDSHIDAFSSNCIQLECLAVNFCNKVTGSTLKTLIQRSKRLTCLLMNGTSLKSEFVMQAEWDKCALQELDITATDLSPECLVDMLTRIPSLKFLSAGQINGFNDSVLKQWMESGTTRSLISLDLDSSDNITDEGLLKFIQRQGHQLSACCLSGMPHITDQLWMSILPLLGNCKIIVMGTAEKLGVNIHVDQLMDTIASNCGNLERLELRWDPDNLRFSDKSQKAIDILRVKCLKLRCMVLSDGRYYETVKANFERADRITVVRTTTCCRVSPYHLLRNYNDLIFN; translated from the exons ATGGATAATTGGAATGTTTTGGCAGCGCAAACCTCATCGCAGGCCATCGGACTTCATGACTCGGGGGTGGTGAAGACGAGACTG ACCATCGAGAAGCTGCCCGACAAGGTGCTGCTGCACATCTTCTCGTACTTGTCGCACCGGGAGATCTGTCGCCTGGCCCGGATTTGTCGTCGATGGCGCCAGATTGCCTACGATACTCGTCTCTGGAAAAATGTATCCTTGCGGCCGGAGGTCTCTGGTTTGCATGTGGGCTCCCTGGAGATGCTGCTCCAGCTGATATCCGTGAGATTTGGTCCTACGCTGCGCTATATCGAGCTTCCCATCGAGCTGATCACGCACACGGTGCTCCACGAACTGTCTGCCAAGTGTCCAAACTTGACACACATGCTGTTGGATTTCTCCACAG CCATGCAGCTGCACGATTTCAGCGAGATGCAGGCCTTTCCCACCAAGCTCCGCTACATGTGCGTCTGTCTCTCCGAGGTGATCTTCATGGAGGGCTTTATGCGCAAGATCTACAACTTCATCAACGGATTGGAGGTGCTCCACCTGATTGGCACCTATGAGAAGtgcgaggaggaggaggaggagatcTACGAGGTCATCAATGTTCACAAGCTCAAGTCGGCCACTCCGAATTTGCGGGTGATCAATCTGTACGGCATCAACTTCATCGACGACTCCCACATCGATGCCTTCAGCTCCAACTGCATCCAGCTGGAGTGCCTGGCTGTTAACTTCTGCAACAAGGTCACCGGTTCCACTTTGAAGACCCTGATCCAGAGATCCAAGCGCCTGACCTGCCTGCTGATGAATGGCACCAGCTTGAAGTCCGAATTTGTGATGCAGGCCGAGTGGGACAAGTGCGCCCTGCAGGAACTGGATATTACGGCCACGGATCTTTCGCCCGAGTGCCTGGTGGATATGCTAACCAGGATCCCCAGCTTGAAGTTCCTATCCGCCGGACAGATCAATGGATTTAATGATAGCGTTCTGAAACAATGGATGGAATCGGGCACTACCAG ATCCCTTATTTCCCTGGACTTGGACTCTTCAGACAACATCACGGATGAAGGTCTCCTGAAGTTTATACAGCGCCAGGGTCACCAACTGAGCGCCTGTTGCCTCTCCGGAATGCCCCACATCACGGATCAACTGTGGATGAGCATCCTTCCCTTGCTGGGCAACTGCAA GATCATTGTCATGGGCACTGCTGAAAAGTTGGGCGTCAATATCCATGTGGACCAACTGATGGACACCATAGCGTCGAATTGCGGCAACTTGGAGCGCCTGGAATTGCGCTGGGATCCGGATAACTTGCGATTCTCCGACAAAAGCCAAAAGGCCATTGATATACTGCGTGTGAAGTGCCTCAAATTGCGATGCATGGTGCTCAG CGATGGTCGCTATTACGAGACGGTTAAAGCCAATTTCGAACGTGCCGATCGTATCACCGTGGTCCGCACTACCACCTGTTGTCGGGTGTCACCTTATCATCTGCTCCGCAACTACAATGATTTGATTTTCAACTGA
- the LOC119545753 gene encoding uncharacterized protein C2orf42, translated as MRGIRKCVHCGAINGNRAQVCRNTECPQRRNVLDAVQLVSLRPGSTVYSLRTKEKEQQPRNFVVIRDVTLSLQPDAAVVSSTADCHVESCKKTGGESSDCVHVKACRELGTEFPKAQVYRVSREVLWNLNINQEQKQHLWHLYKYAEEEEHLPGVQRLNHSTFAVKCERSESFPAARLHVTVLANGLSKKKSSYACACRKLKIIVEPDNSLVMQDEICDHLLLVLAGILSSPQGKRVYGHFTSGLQNFWMPSQLETPLGDVATEDLRLSLSMVDEFDPQVDILVFGDQLDLPLPDISDGVFNLDNMQAATSSHSTSNTNDALIHYANDSQLLSNCDVYAEPIELTDCNIELMDQFQPTDQLDICSEDIELPLISEPYNILAAPPVFTETTPSVVTDQLPIELATISVVKKKPVKFSEIVTEVKSVKQPALPAKRELIVNKSASATSVKDTISVDASIQPALSYSAWLDHVIELLNERLEPIETPGVVLTKRLVQQNFHVHKDTFSHFCKSFSTGVKRRPLDKITVIESGKYKGLNKYTWHFASSHTVKRIFSTSNIGLQLDCAFERHADGNFAPYVRPATEPHVPGQAKKRVVYPRLRLYMVKIIFEVAPKDHSGNGLLLTWIPDVLPRSHFGLMHVEFTVETRSPS; from the exons atGCGTGGCATTCGCAAGTGTGTTCACTGTGGTGCCATCAACGGAAATCGTGCCCAGGTCTGCCGGAACACCGAGTGCCCGCAGCGCAGGAACGTCCTGGATGCCGTGCAGTTGGTTTCCCTGCGGCCAGGCTCCACTGTCTACTCCCTGCGGACCAAGGAGAAGGAGCAACAGCCGCGTAACTTCGTGGTCATTCGGGATGTCACCCTGTCCCTGCAGCCAGATGCTGCAGTGGTGTCCAGCACGGCCGACTGTCATGTGGAGTCCTGCAAGAAGACGGGAGGGGAATCCTCCGATTGCGTCCATGTGAAGGCCTGTAGGGAACTGGGCACAGAGTTCCCAAAGGCCCAGGTGTACCGGGTGTCCCGCGAGGTCCTGTGGAACTTGAACATCAACCAGGAGCAGAAGCAACACCTCTGGCATCTCTATAAATACGCCGAGGAAGAGGAGCATCTGCCTGGAGTCCAGCGTTTGAATCACTCCACATTCGCCGTGAAATGCGAACGCTCCGAATCCTTTCCAGCCGCCCGGCTACATGTCACAGTACTGGCCAATGGCCTGTCCAAAAAAAAGAGCAGTTACGCCTGCGCCTGCCGGAAACTAAAGATCATAGTGGAACCGGACAACTCCCTAGTGATGCAGGACGAGATCTGTGACCATTTGCTGCTAGTTCTAGCCGGGATCCTTAGCTCACCCCAGGGGAAACGGGTTTATGGCCACTTCACCAGTGGTTTGCAGAACTTCTGGATGCCCTCCCAGCTGGAAACGCCACTGGGAGACGTTGCCACCGAGGATTTGAGGCTGAGTTTGAGTATGGTAGATGAATTCGATCCCCAGGTCGACATTCTCGTCTTCGGGGATCAGCTGGAT CTTCCTTTACCGGATATCTCCGATGGCGTCTTTAACCTGGACAACATGCAGGCGGCCACTTCTAGTCACAGCACCTCCAATACCAACGATGCCTTGATCCACTATGCCAACGACTCCCAGCTGCTGTCCAATTGCGATGTCTATGCAGAGCCCATTGAGTTAACCGATTGCAACATAGAACTGATGGATCAGTTTCAGCCCACGGATCAGCTGGACATTTGCAGCGAGGACATCGAACTGCCGCTGATTAGTGAACCGTATAATATCCTAGCTGCTCCGCCAGTTTTTACGGAAACCACGCCTTCAGTGGTCACCGATCAACTGCCCATTGAATTGGCCACCATATCGGTGGTTAAAAAAAAGCCAGTCAAGTTCTCAGAAATTGTGACAGAAGTTAAATCCGTAAAGCAGCCCGCTTTGCCCGCCAAAAGGGAATTGATAGTAAATAAATCGGCTTCAGCAACGTCAGTTAAGGATACTATAAGTGTAGATGCTTCGATTCAGCCAGCTTTATCTTACTCAGCATGGCTGGATCATGTGATAGAGCTGCTTAACGAAAGATTAGAGCCAATAGAAACTCCTGGGGTTGTACTTACAAAGCGCTTAGTCCAACAAAACTTCCATGTGCACAAG GACACCTTTTCGCACTTCTGCAAAAGCTTTAGTACTGGCGTCAAACGAAGACCCTTGGATAAGATTACTGTGATAGAATCGGGCAAATACAAAGGCCTCAACAAGTACACCTGGCATTTCGCGAGTTCTCACACCGTGAAGCGCATATTCAGTACCTCAAATATTGGGCTGCAGTTGGATTGCGCCTTCGAGCGCCATGCAGACGGTAATTTTGCGCCATATGTGCGTCCAGCTACCGAACCACATGTTCCAGGTCAGGCGAAAAAGCGTGTAGTCTACCCCAGACTCAGGCTTTATATGGTCAAGATCATCTTCGAAGTGGCTCCAAAG GATCATTCCGGCAATGGACTCCTGTTGACCTGGATCCCGGATGTCCTGCCCCGCAGCCATTTCGGCCTGATGCACGTGGAGTTCACAGTGGAGACACGGTCGCCCAGCTAG